CGTCATGGCCCAAGCCGGGCGGATCCAGCGCGGGCAGACTTTCGCGCAGACCAACTGTTCACAATGCCACGCGATCGGACGGATAGGCGAGAGCCCCATTCCCGAGGCGCCGCCCTTCCGGACGCTGCATACCCGTTATCAGATCGAGGACTTGGCAGAGGCCTTCGCGGAGGGCATTACGACGGGTCATCCCTCCATGCCTCAGTTCCAG
This region of Microvirga mediterraneensis genomic DNA includes:
- a CDS encoding c-type cytochrome yields the protein MRFIVICGLGLVLGATSVMAQAGRIQRGQTFAQTNCSQCHAIGRIGESPIPEAPPFRTLHTRYQIEDLAEAFAEGITTGHPSMPQFQLDPAQINDLIAYLNSIQG